The Posidoniimonas polymericola genome segment GTGCACCGGGCGGTTGTTCCAGAGGCCGATGAACAGGTCGGTCTTGCCGGCCAGCGCGGCGTGGGCGGCGCAGCGGGCGAACATCTCGCACAGCAGGCTGTCGGCGGCGTTCGCCTGGACGCTGCGGATGTAGTAGCTGGGGTCGAAGTACTTGACCGCGGCCGGCTTGCCGACCTCGTTGAAGTGGTCGGTGATCGCCTGCTTGAGGAACGGGCCGATGTCGCCCAGCTTGCGATTGCCCGACTTGTCGCGGCCTTGTTCGTGGTCGATCAGGTCCTGCCCGGCGCCCTCGGCGACGACAATCACCGCGTGGTCGCGCTTGTCGAGCCGCCGCCCAATTGCCGGCAGCAGCTCGTCCAGCGAGAACGGCGCCTCCGGGATCAGTGTGAAGTTGACCTCGCCGCTGGCGATCGTGGCCGCGGCCGCGATGAAGCCCGCCTCGCGGCCCATCAGCTTCACCAGGCCGACGCCGCGGGGCGTGCTCTTGGCCTCGACGTGGGCGCGGTCGATGACCGTTTCGGCCTCGGACACGGCCGACAGGTAGCCGAACGAGCGGTAGCAGAACTTGATGTCGTTGTCGATCGTCTTGGGGACGCCCACCACGGCGATCTTCAACCCGCGGCGCTCGATTTCCTGGGCGATCAGGTGGGCGCCCTTCTGCGTGCCGTCGCCGCCGATCGGGAAGAACAGGTTC includes the following:
- a CDS encoding ATP-dependent 6-phosphofructokinase, translated to MLTQEDLRITSLGPRKLLSPLRHLREGPRSFVPDDRRVMYHIEYCGDEIVNPLGFEKAGPREQLYFDPAECRAAIVTCGGLCPGLNNIIRNLYYKLHGDYGVPTILGIRNGYLGLNPELGREPFPLTDSVVEQIHHQGGTILGTSRGPQDARVMVDYLESLGVNLFFPIGGDGTQKGAHLIAQEIERRGLKIAVVGVPKTIDNDIKFCYRSFGYLSAVSEAETVIDRAHVEAKSTPRGVGLVKLMGREAGFIAAAATIASGEVNFTLIPEAPFSLDELLPAIGRRLDKRDHAVIVVAEGAGQDLIDHEQGRDKSGNRKLGDIGPFLKQAITDHFNEVGKPAAVKYFDPSYYIRSVQANAADSLLCEMFARCAAHAALAGKTDLFIGLWNNRPVHVPLRVSVGQVKRMEPARDLWSAVLATTGQEKW